The following proteins come from a genomic window of Candidatus Neptunochlamydia vexilliferae:
- the rpsS gene encoding 30S ribosomal protein S19, translating into MGRSLRKGPFVDHHLIKKVLKQPAEGTKKAIKTWSRRSMIVPEMIGHTFDVHNGKKFISVFVSENMVGHRLGEFSPTRLFKTHPVKK; encoded by the coding sequence ATGGGTAGAAGCTTAAGAAAAGGTCCCTTTGTGGATCACCACCTAATCAAAAAAGTCCTCAAGCAACCTGCAGAGGGGACTAAAAAAGCAATTAAGACGTGGTCGAGACGTTCCATGATCGTCCCTGAGATGATCGGTCATACGTTTGACGTCCACAATGGAAAAAAATTTATCTCAGTCTTTGTGTCTGAGAATATGGTGGGTCACCGGTTAGGAGAATTTTCTCCCACAAGACTCTTTAAAACCCACCCGGTTAAGAAGTAA
- the rplB gene encoding 50S ribosomal protein L2, which produces MVKKFRPTTPGQRKLVLPSFGQLTRVKGKRATVKPTKSLLAPKRRTNGRNHHGHITCRHRGGGHKRFYRLIDFKRDKDGIEAKVASVEYDPNRSAHIALLNYRDGEKRYIIAAEGLKEGDLLMSGEKAPFKPGCAMQLKDMPLGSTIHNIEMYPGRGGKLVRSAGLSAQLMARSGGYATLKMPSGEVRMVRETCRATFGVVSNAERALRVEGKAGRTRWKGFRPTVRGTAMNPVDHPHGGGEGRHNGYIPQTPWGMQTKGLRTRSKKKSKKLIVKDRRKK; this is translated from the coding sequence ATGGTTAAGAAATTTCGACCGACAACACCCGGACAAAGAAAGCTAGTTCTTCCTAGCTTCGGTCAGCTAACCCGTGTGAAGGGGAAGCGAGCAACTGTAAAACCGACAAAGTCTCTTTTGGCTCCAAAAAGACGGACTAACGGAAGAAACCACCATGGTCACATTACTTGTCGCCATAGAGGTGGAGGACACAAGCGCTTTTACCGCCTGATTGACTTCAAAAGAGATAAAGATGGGATCGAAGCAAAGGTTGCCTCTGTTGAGTATGATCCAAACCGGTCTGCCCACATCGCTCTTTTAAACTACCGCGATGGGGAAAAGCGTTACATCATTGCTGCTGAAGGGCTCAAGGAAGGCGATCTCCTCATGTCAGGAGAAAAAGCCCCTTTCAAACCGGGATGCGCGATGCAACTTAAAGATATGCCCCTTGGTTCGACCATTCACAATATTGAAATGTATCCAGGGCGAGGTGGAAAACTTGTCCGTTCAGCAGGCCTTTCAGCGCAGCTCATGGCTCGTAGTGGAGGTTATGCCACATTGAAGATGCCTTCTGGAGAAGTGCGCATGGTTCGAGAGACTTGCCGCGCCACCTTTGGAGTGGTCTCCAATGCAGAAAGAGCGCTTCGTGTTGAAGGAAAAGCGGGAAGAACCCGTTGGAAAGGTTTCCGTCCGACAGTGCGAGGAACGGCAATGAACCCCGTTGATCACCCCCATGGAGGTGGTGAAGGGCGTCATAACGGTTATATCCCCCAGACACCATGGGGAATGCAGACAAAAGGGCTCCGCACCCGTTCGAAGAAAAAATCGAAGAAGCTGATTGTGAAAGACCGAAGGAAGAAATAA
- the rplW gene encoding 50S ribosomal protein L23 encodes MKERNPYHVIKSRHVTEKTTVLEGLQHANSNRCVAKCTSPKYVFIVDKNANKNEIAQAVETIYVEKKIKVKAVNTISMKPKKRRVRGFRGFRAGFKKAIVTLEAGDTIDEAV; translated from the coding sequence ATGAAAGAGCGAAACCCTTACCATGTGATCAAATCCCGTCATGTGACCGAAAAGACAACCGTTCTTGAAGGGCTTCAACATGCCAATAGCAACCGATGTGTTGCCAAGTGCACAAGCCCCAAGTATGTCTTTATCGTCGACAAAAATGCGAATAAAAACGAGATCGCACAAGCTGTCGAGACGATTTACGTTGAGAAAAAGATTAAAGTAAAAGCAGTCAATACCATCAGCATGAAACCCAAGAAGCGACGTGTTCGTGGCTTTAGAGGCTTTCGCGCAGGATTTAAAAAGGCAATCGTTACCCTAGAAGCTGGGGATACGATTGATGAAGCGGTTTAG
- the rplD gene encoding 50S ribosomal protein L4 — MAKLKKYDLDGKEVEEVSVDEKLLDVSVNQQLIKDYIVALRKNARQWSANTKGRSEIALSNSKPHPQKGTGRARQGCIKTAQYRKGAIVFGPKPKFDQHVRINKKERRAAIHYLLAQKVTEGNIRLLKLKALKEPKTKSVCKFLDAAGLKSKKVLFLCDQGEKTKRQRVNFYLSMRNIPGARFLPIENISGYDLMRTQEVVVIDTAQEKLLSAMGGKL; from the coding sequence GTGGCGAAACTGAAGAAATATGATTTAGATGGAAAAGAGGTCGAGGAGGTCTCCGTCGATGAGAAGCTTCTCGATGTTTCAGTCAACCAGCAGCTGATCAAAGATTACATCGTTGCCCTTAGAAAAAATGCACGGCAGTGGAGCGCCAACACAAAAGGACGCTCTGAGATCGCCCTTTCCAACAGCAAGCCCCACCCCCAGAAAGGGACAGGGCGTGCCCGTCAGGGATGTATCAAAACCGCGCAATATCGAAAAGGGGCCATTGTCTTTGGTCCTAAGCCAAAGTTTGACCAACATGTCCGTATTAACAAAAAAGAAAGACGGGCAGCCATCCACTATCTATTAGCCCAAAAAGTGACCGAAGGAAATATCCGTCTCTTAAAGCTAAAAGCCCTTAAAGAGCCGAAGACCAAGTCGGTCTGTAAGTTCCTCGATGCGGCAGGGCTTAAGAGTAAAAAAGTTCTCTTCCTCTGCGATCAGGGAGAAAAAACCAAGAGACAGCGTGTCAATTTTTACCTCAGCATGCGCAACATCCCTGGAGCAAGATTCCTTCCGATCGAAAATATCAGTGGATATGACCTGATGAGAACTCAGGAAGTGGTTGTTATCGATACAGCACAAGAAAAACTACTTAGCGCGATGGGAGGTAAGTTATGA
- the rplC gene encoding 50S ribosomal protein L3: MSLKLMGKKRGMTRIYDESGNLVVCTVIAAEPNVIVQVKNEDKDGYKAVQLGAVKVPETKKKNLSKPLVGHFARAKVEPRRHLLESRIENTEGYQLGQEIGVDYFADTEFVDVCGTSKGKGFQGVVKRHGFGGGPGSHGSGFNRTAGSTGMCSTPGRNMPGIRKAGQMGAQKVTAENLRVIRVDADKQVILVKGAVPGPKNSLIYIRKSVKKTKFQKVG; this comes from the coding sequence ATGTCACTAAAGCTCATGGGCAAGAAAAGAGGAATGACCCGTATCTATGATGAGAGTGGAAATCTCGTTGTCTGTACGGTGATTGCTGCCGAACCCAATGTCATCGTTCAAGTGAAGAATGAGGACAAAGATGGCTACAAAGCCGTTCAGCTAGGAGCAGTCAAAGTTCCCGAGACTAAGAAAAAAAATCTTTCTAAGCCTCTCGTTGGCCACTTTGCTCGCGCAAAAGTGGAGCCACGCCGCCACCTTTTAGAATCCCGCATTGAAAATACCGAAGGGTACCAACTCGGCCAAGAGATTGGCGTTGACTACTTTGCTGACACCGAATTTGTCGATGTCTGCGGAACCTCAAAAGGAAAAGGATTCCAAGGGGTTGTCAAAAGGCATGGTTTCGGGGGAGGGCCAGGATCTCACGGATCGGGCTTTAACCGAACAGCAGGATCGACAGGGATGTGTAGTACACCCGGTCGCAACATGCCAGGCATCAGAAAAGCAGGTCAGATGGGAGCCCAAAAAGTGACAGCAGAAAACCTTCGGGTCATTCGGGTTGATGCTGATAAGCAGGTGATCCTTGTAAAAGGGGCCGTTCCAGGGCCGAAGAACAGCCTGATTTATATCCGGAAATCGGTAAAGAAAACAAAATTTCAAAAGGTAGGATAA
- the fmt gene encoding methionyl-tRNA formyltransferase, whose product MKIIYFGTPTFASVVLDFLIQSGVEVLAIVTKPDKPRGRSGKPAFSAVKQLATEKYPTIPLYQPDKASTTSFEEEIARYGADLFVVVAYGEIMKQPLLDLPKRGCINLHASLLPKYRGAAPIQFALLDGAKQTGVTIIEMVLKMDAGPMLAQEKIPIPKEMNSGELEEALCDLGGKTLLRVIKTYPKQKVEQDPRGATYVQKITPDMAAIDWGKPAETLHNQIRAFSPRPGAWCEVEIDGQTKRLKIFKAEVSAETEEVFSKEKWSIPCGEGALSLLEVQLEGKKKLPIGDFARGLNQPPHIKK is encoded by the coding sequence ATGAAAATCATCTACTTTGGAACCCCAACTTTTGCATCTGTTGTCTTAGACTTTTTAATACAAAGTGGGGTCGAAGTTTTAGCCATTGTGACCAAGCCCGACAAACCCCGTGGCCGTTCGGGCAAGCCCGCCTTTTCCGCCGTTAAGCAGCTAGCAACCGAAAAATATCCCACCATTCCCCTCTATCAGCCCGACAAAGCCTCAACCACTTCCTTTGAAGAAGAGATAGCCCGCTATGGCGCCGATCTTTTCGTTGTTGTTGCTTATGGGGAGATCATGAAACAGCCCCTTCTCGATCTTCCCAAGCGAGGGTGCATCAACCTCCACGCCTCCCTCCTCCCCAAATATCGGGGAGCAGCCCCCATTCAATTTGCCCTTCTTGATGGAGCCAAACAGACAGGAGTGACCATCATCGAAATGGTTCTCAAAATGGATGCAGGGCCTATGCTTGCCCAAGAAAAAATCCCCATCCCGAAAGAGATGAACAGTGGCGAGCTTGAAGAAGCCCTTTGCGATCTAGGAGGAAAAACCCTTTTGCGGGTGATTAAAACCTACCCTAAACAAAAAGTAGAGCAAGACCCTAGAGGAGCCACCTACGTTCAAAAAATCACCCCCGACATGGCGGCTATTGACTGGGGTAAGCCTGCCGAAACCCTCCACAACCAAATCCGCGCCTTTAGCCCCCGTCCGGGTGCTTGGTGTGAGGTGGAGATCGATGGGCAGACCAAGCGATTAAAAATTTTCAAAGCAGAGGTTAGCGCCGAAACAGAGGAAGTTTTTTCAAAAGAAAAATGGAGCATCCCTTGCGGCGAAGGGGCTCTTTCCCTTTTAGAGGTGCAGCTCGAAGGGAAGAAAAAACTTCCCATTGGCGACTTTGCTCGAGGGCTGAATCAACCTCCTCATATCAAAAAATAA
- the lpxA gene encoding acyl-ACP--UDP-N-acetylglucosamine O-acyltransferase — MSNIHPTAIIEEGAKLGQNVTVEPYAIVKENVTLGDGVTIKSHAYIDGYTTIGEGTVIYPSASIGTKTQAKKFQGEKTYVKIGKNCEIREFVTINASCGEGSTVEVGEGCLIMAYCHIAHHCKVGNHVIMANGAMLAGHVEIEDYVNIGGMTPIHQFVRVGAHAMVGGLSRIAHDIPPYTLGAGIPYRMAGLNLIGLKRHNFNLELRKALTHAFKLTYRSGMQLKEATDRVEKEVEDSPVIRHWIDFVRTSKRGLIGLQPVEQASELPALKDLLEE, encoded by the coding sequence ATGTCTAACATCCATCCCACAGCGATTATCGAAGAAGGGGCGAAGCTCGGCCAAAATGTGACGGTCGAGCCTTACGCGATTGTTAAAGAAAACGTCACCTTAGGTGATGGAGTGACCATTAAGTCTCATGCCTATATCGATGGGTACACCACCATTGGAGAGGGGACTGTTATCTATCCTTCCGCGAGTATTGGAACGAAGACCCAAGCAAAGAAATTTCAAGGGGAAAAGACCTACGTCAAGATTGGAAAAAACTGTGAGATCCGCGAGTTTGTCACGATCAACGCATCCTGTGGTGAAGGGTCGACCGTTGAGGTAGGAGAGGGGTGTTTGATCATGGCTTACTGCCACATTGCCCATCACTGTAAGGTAGGCAACCATGTCATTATGGCCAATGGAGCGATGCTTGCCGGCCATGTGGAGATTGAAGACTATGTCAACATTGGAGGGATGACTCCGATTCATCAATTTGTCCGAGTGGGCGCCCATGCGATGGTTGGAGGCTTAAGCCGGATTGCCCACGACATTCCCCCCTATACACTAGGAGCAGGGATCCCTTACCGGATGGCAGGGTTAAACCTCATTGGGCTAAAGCGACACAACTTTAATCTCGAGCTGCGAAAAGCGCTGACCCACGCCTTTAAGCTCACCTATCGTTCAGGGATGCAGCTGAAAGAGGCGACCGACCGTGTTGAAAAAGAGGTAGAAGATAGCCCTGTGATCAGACACTGGATTGACTTTGTCAGAACCTCAAAGAGAGGTCTAATCGGTCTTCAACCTGTCGAACAAGCAAGTGAGCTTCCCGCCCTTAAAGACCTTCTAGAAGAATGA
- the fabZ gene encoding 3-hydroxyacyl-ACP dehydratase FabZ, which produces MSDKVVLNIKQIRDILPHRYPFLLVDRVVELDLENNNIVATKCVTMNEEFFQGHFPQAPIMPGVLILEALAQTGGILIHEKGFKEKTAVLLSVNNVKFRRPALPGDVIMMHVHGLHLSSKGGKVEAKAMVNGELATEAVIGFALTSFEQI; this is translated from the coding sequence ATGTCTGATAAGGTTGTCCTTAATATCAAACAAATTCGAGACATCCTCCCTCACCGGTACCCTTTTTTGCTAGTCGACCGGGTGGTTGAGCTCGATCTAGAAAATAATAATATTGTGGCGACTAAATGTGTCACAATGAACGAAGAATTTTTTCAAGGTCACTTTCCCCAAGCCCCAATCATGCCAGGGGTTCTCATTCTAGAAGCCTTAGCGCAAACAGGGGGAATCCTCATCCATGAAAAAGGGTTTAAAGAAAAAACGGCCGTTCTTTTGAGCGTGAACAATGTCAAGTTTCGTCGCCCCGCTCTTCCTGGAGATGTGATTATGATGCATGTCCATGGATTGCACCTAAGCTCGAAGGGGGGAAAGGTAGAGGCAAAAGCGATGGTTAATGGAGAGCTTGCTACAGAAGCGGTGATTGGCTTTGCCCTCACAAGTTTTGAACAGATTTAG
- the lpxC gene encoding UDP-3-O-acyl-N-acetylglucosamine deacetylase, whose product MSHTDKFSTSRKHQRSLKNSVSLSGMGLFTGMKSEIKLRPAPEGTGIVFQRMDLPNKPTLPALAEYVQETPRCTILGTDNFKVQTVEHILSALKAHDIDNLIIEIEGPEIPSCDGSALPFVELIEKAGIVSQSKTKKIHHLETPIFWSKGDVHLVALPSEEFRISYTLNYPNSELLKSQFFTVHVDEETYKEEIASARTFSLYEEVVPLIEKGNIKGGRLDNAVIIKGDSVLNPEGVRYENEMVRHKILDLIGDLALVGQSFIAHVIAIRSGHFSNTSFAKELVNSFKMETHVNV is encoded by the coding sequence ATGTCTCATACCGATAAATTTTCGACCTCAAGAAAACACCAAAGGTCACTAAAAAACTCTGTATCCCTCTCTGGAATGGGCCTTTTTACCGGGATGAAATCAGAAATTAAGCTCCGTCCTGCTCCGGAAGGGACAGGTATTGTCTTTCAACGGATGGATCTTCCCAACAAGCCAACCCTTCCGGCCCTTGCTGAATATGTTCAGGAAACGCCTCGCTGCACCATTTTAGGAACAGATAACTTTAAAGTGCAAACCGTCGAGCACATCCTTTCTGCGCTCAAAGCGCATGACATCGATAATCTCATTATTGAAATTGAAGGGCCAGAAATTCCGAGTTGTGATGGGAGCGCCCTCCCCTTTGTTGAGCTCATCGAAAAAGCAGGGATTGTTTCTCAAAGTAAAACCAAGAAGATTCATCACCTAGAGACCCCCATATTTTGGTCAAAAGGGGATGTCCATCTCGTTGCCCTTCCTTCAGAAGAATTCCGCATTAGCTACACCTTAAATTATCCCAATAGTGAACTTCTCAAATCTCAATTTTTTACCGTCCATGTTGATGAAGAAACTTACAAAGAAGAGATTGCTTCTGCCCGTACCTTTTCCCTTTATGAAGAGGTTGTCCCTTTGATTGAAAAGGGGAATATTAAAGGGGGACGCCTTGATAATGCTGTCATTATTAAAGGGGATTCTGTTTTAAACCCTGAGGGGGTGCGGTATGAAAATGAGATGGTCCGCCATAAAATCCTCGACCTTATTGGAGATCTTGCTCTTGTTGGGCAGTCGTTTATTGCCCATGTGATTGCCATCCGTTCAGGCCACTTTTCAAACACCTCTTTTGCAAAAGAGCTTGTTAATAGTTTCAAGATGGAGACCCATGTAAATGTCTGA
- the lnt gene encoding apolipoprotein N-acyltransferase yields MTFLFFLLSWALVAWGQPHISPFFSLLASSVGFALFWLGLSRLKQRRYIWASLWFFAVQLVQLSWLATPAYQGTYIFFVYGGIALWLGAEFGILALFFPKKGPLRFRAILGIAALWTLLEWSRLFILCGFAWNPVGLALTGFPISTQLASVVGVFGLSFIVMVVNLLAYNVMVMPKKRAISLYGGCLLLPYLFGFGHLQFHEGRKGDTSYNVALVQTALLPDEKGKVHPYLQWNAIFTYLEEHRAKDLDLIVLPEYALPFSSHTPVYPFEEMKAFVKKELGDLPPLLKEPLAEEMEGKWYVSNAFWTQAIANFYGAEVVIGLDATQGGESYNAAFHFTPNKEKVTRYDKRVLLPLAEYLPFNFLRPLVARYGISNFFTHGKEVKLAEGKELMSLSVCYEECFPHIMREGRKQGAKLFVNVTNDGWYPASRLPQQHFIHGRVRAVENGVPLVRACNTGITAGVDSLGRTTARFENGEGKFEFERGALFVPIDLYSFSTLYTFWGDAFIVFISLGCLLFLRLAQNRESGLS; encoded by the coding sequence ATGACTTTCCTCTTCTTTCTCCTTAGCTGGGCCCTCGTTGCTTGGGGTCAGCCCCATATTAGTCCCTTTTTCTCCCTTTTAGCGAGTAGCGTTGGCTTTGCTCTTTTTTGGCTTGGCCTTTCCCGTTTAAAACAAAGACGTTACATCTGGGCCTCTTTATGGTTTTTTGCTGTCCAGCTCGTTCAGCTTTCTTGGCTTGCGACCCCTGCCTACCAAGGGACTTACATCTTCTTCGTCTATGGAGGGATTGCCCTTTGGTTAGGGGCGGAGTTTGGAATCCTTGCCCTCTTTTTTCCCAAGAAAGGCCCCCTCCGGTTTAGAGCGATTTTGGGGATTGCTGCCCTTTGGACTCTCTTAGAGTGGAGCCGTCTTTTCATTCTGTGTGGCTTTGCATGGAATCCTGTGGGCCTAGCCCTTACAGGCTTTCCGATCTCTACGCAGCTCGCTTCGGTAGTCGGGGTGTTTGGCCTTTCCTTCATTGTGATGGTGGTCAATTTACTCGCTTATAATGTGATGGTGATGCCCAAAAAACGAGCCATTTCTCTATATGGGGGATGCCTCCTCCTTCCCTATCTTTTTGGTTTTGGCCATCTCCAGTTTCATGAGGGAAGGAAAGGGGATACCTCATACAATGTTGCCCTGGTCCAAACAGCCCTTCTTCCCGATGAAAAGGGGAAAGTTCACCCCTATTTGCAGTGGAATGCCATTTTTACCTATCTTGAAGAGCATCGCGCCAAAGACCTCGACCTGATTGTGCTTCCTGAGTATGCCCTTCCCTTTAGTTCTCATACGCCAGTCTACCCTTTTGAGGAGATGAAAGCGTTCGTGAAAAAAGAGCTTGGTGATTTGCCACCCCTTCTTAAGGAGCCTCTTGCAGAGGAAATGGAAGGAAAGTGGTATGTGAGCAATGCTTTCTGGACCCAGGCGATTGCCAATTTCTATGGAGCTGAGGTGGTGATTGGACTAGACGCAACTCAAGGAGGAGAAAGCTACAATGCTGCCTTCCATTTCACTCCAAATAAAGAGAAGGTAACCCGTTACGACAAAAGAGTTCTCCTTCCCCTCGCTGAATACCTCCCCTTTAACTTTTTAAGACCTTTGGTGGCGCGGTATGGGATTTCCAACTTTTTCACCCATGGAAAGGAGGTAAAGCTTGCCGAGGGAAAAGAGCTGATGAGCTTGTCGGTTTGCTACGAAGAGTGTTTTCCCCACATCATGCGGGAGGGGAGAAAACAAGGAGCAAAGCTCTTTGTCAATGTGACCAACGATGGGTGGTATCCCGCTTCCCGCCTTCCGCAGCAACACTTTATCCACGGAAGGGTGCGGGCCGTTGAAAATGGCGTTCCCCTTGTCCGCGCTTGCAATACAGGGATTACAGCAGGTGTCGATAGTTTAGGAAGAACGACAGCCCGCTTTGAAAACGGGGAAGGGAAATTTGAATTCGAACGGGGAGCCCTTTTCGTTCCTATTGACCTCTACTCCTTTTCCACCCTTTATACTTTTTGGGGAGATGCCTTTATCGTCTTTATCTCTCTTGGATGCCTCCTGTTTTTAAGACTTGCTCAAAATCGGGAATCTGGTTTAAGCTAA
- a CDS encoding DoxX family protein, whose protein sequence is MRKIILFIARALISIIFLVAAAGKLMNWQENVDSLVMVFSKWHMHLEGGITSSDLNSFLVSSAPILLGVALFLEVVGGLLLFLGVKVRLGALLLLMFLIPTTVVYHAFWFEIGPDLHREFTKFLLNLALIGGLLYIAACPTQRREVG, encoded by the coding sequence ATGCGAAAGATTATTTTATTTATTGCGCGTGCACTCATTAGTATCATTTTCCTGGTGGCTGCTGCTGGAAAACTGATGAACTGGCAGGAAAATGTCGATAGCCTTGTCATGGTTTTTTCTAAGTGGCACATGCACCTGGAAGGGGGGATCACCTCGAGCGATCTCAATAGCTTCTTGGTTTCTAGCGCCCCCATTCTCCTTGGAGTGGCCCTCTTTTTAGAGGTTGTGGGAGGACTCCTTCTCTTTTTAGGGGTGAAGGTCCGTCTTGGAGCATTGCTCCTTCTCATGTTTTTGATTCCCACAACGGTTGTTTACCATGCCTTTTGGTTTGAAATCGGGCCTGATCTCCATAGAGAGTTTACAAAATTCTTATTAAACCTTGCCCTTATCGGTGGCCTTCTTTATATCGCTGCTTGTCCAACGCAGAGACGGGAAGTGGGATAA
- a CDS encoding RsmB/NOP family class I SAM-dependent RNA methyltransferase: MKEFRRYHLLKILEGQEKSSLPLDAFLRDYFRENRAVGSKDRQEICETLYGMIRWRGLIDAHCDKPIHWEDRLAAYQKLPTYDVSSLPKHVQVSFPKFFFEKLKKYYGEERAVELCLASNEKAPTMVRVNALKITREELLKKWEKEYAVSRCMQSPHGIIFHKKINFFALPEFKEGLFEIQDEGSQLVASHMDVKPNDHVLDYCAGSGGKTLAFAPQMRGKGQIYLYDIRPHALKEAKKRLKRAGIQNSQILDPKKLNKRGLIGRMDWLLLDVPCSGTGTLRRNPDMKWKLKPEMIDHLVKEQRKIFDDALKFVRPGGKIVYATCSILPEENEEQVDDFMKRYGLTLAASSFQSFPKNGEMDGFFCAILSRMQK; this comes from the coding sequence ATGAAAGAATTTAGGCGCTACCACCTATTAAAAATTTTAGAAGGGCAGGAAAAAAGCTCCCTTCCTCTCGATGCATTTTTAAGAGATTACTTTCGGGAAAACCGGGCTGTAGGCTCAAAGGATCGGCAGGAAATCTGCGAAACGCTCTATGGAATGATCCGCTGGAGAGGACTTATTGACGCCCACTGCGATAAGCCGATCCATTGGGAAGATCGCCTTGCAGCCTACCAAAAACTTCCGACGTACGATGTTTCTTCTCTTCCAAAACATGTTCAGGTGAGCTTTCCGAAATTTTTCTTTGAAAAACTTAAAAAATATTATGGCGAAGAGCGGGCGGTAGAACTCTGTTTAGCCTCCAATGAAAAGGCCCCTACAATGGTTCGGGTCAATGCCCTTAAGATCACCCGTGAAGAACTCCTTAAGAAGTGGGAAAAGGAATATGCCGTTTCTCGCTGCATGCAAAGCCCTCATGGGATCATTTTTCATAAAAAAATTAACTTCTTTGCCCTTCCTGAGTTTAAAGAGGGACTGTTTGAAATCCAGGATGAAGGGAGTCAGCTCGTTGCCTCTCACATGGATGTAAAGCCAAACGATCATGTCCTCGATTACTGCGCTGGTTCAGGGGGGAAAACCCTCGCCTTTGCCCCTCAGATGAGGGGAAAGGGGCAGATCTACTTATATGACATCCGCCCCCACGCCCTTAAGGAAGCAAAAAAGCGGCTCAAGCGGGCTGGAATTCAAAATAGTCAAATCCTCGACCCTAAAAAATTAAACAAACGGGGACTGATCGGCCGGATGGACTGGCTCCTTCTCGATGTTCCCTGTTCGGGAACAGGGACTTTAAGGCGAAACCCCGATATGAAATGGAAACTCAAGCCTGAAATGATTGATCATTTGGTTAAAGAGCAGAGAAAAATTTTTGATGATGCTCTAAAATTTGTCCGTCCAGGAGGAAAAATTGTCTATGCCACTTGCAGCATTCTCCCCGAGGAAAATGAAGAGCAAGTCGATGACTTTATGAAACGGTATGGCTTAACACTTGCAGCATCTTCCTTCCAATCTTTCCCAAAAAATGGAGAGATGGATGGCTTTTTTTGTGCGATTTTGTCTAGAATGCAAAAATAA
- a CDS encoding SurA N-terminal domain-containing protein, whose translation METPSFIESSTAANKEPRLIINNRPLAKVNGRVISLYDVVKKMDLFLYDYYPNQTFPTTDRYQYYMSRWQPTLEEMIADELVLMDAEQKEIKVSDGEVREELEKRFGPNIMSNIDKVNFQYEEAREMIRNGIIVGQLIGMKVHSKAFQTATPQAIKVAYEEYVQEHPPEDEWTYQVLSIRGKDKEVCASLAQKAYAFLHNEGKSLEDVASTLEEEGVTIALSDDYSGPTQKISSAHLQAIQELDKGTYSAPVSQVSRSDNSMVQRIFFLKDQVKNLPETFDKMHDKLKNELLFKIADKEKEVYIHTLKKRFGYDVHSPNFELPENYRPFALL comes from the coding sequence ATGGAAACCCCCTCTTTTATCGAATCTTCGACAGCTGCCAATAAAGAGCCCCGCCTGATCATTAATAACCGCCCCCTTGCTAAAGTGAATGGAAGGGTCATTTCCCTGTATGACGTGGTGAAAAAAATGGACCTTTTCCTCTACGACTACTACCCCAACCAAACCTTTCCAACGACCGACCGGTACCAGTACTACATGAGTCGGTGGCAACCCACCTTAGAAGAGATGATTGCCGATGAGCTTGTCTTAATGGATGCCGAACAAAAAGAGATTAAGGTGAGCGATGGAGAGGTGCGCGAAGAACTTGAAAAGCGGTTTGGCCCCAACATCATGTCTAACATAGATAAGGTCAACTTCCAATATGAAGAGGCGCGGGAAATGATCCGCAATGGAATTATCGTTGGACAGCTCATCGGAATGAAGGTCCACTCCAAAGCGTTTCAAACCGCCACGCCACAAGCCATTAAAGTTGCCTATGAAGAGTATGTTCAAGAGCATCCCCCTGAAGATGAGTGGACCTACCAAGTGCTTTCAATCCGCGGAAAAGATAAGGAGGTGTGCGCATCTCTCGCACAAAAAGCTTATGCTTTTCTCCATAATGAAGGAAAGTCTCTTGAAGACGTTGCCTCCACCCTTGAAGAGGAGGGGGTGACCATAGCCCTTTCTGATGACTACTCGGGACCCACACAAAAAATTTCAAGTGCTCACCTTCAGGCGATTCAAGAGCTGGATAAGGGGACCTATAGCGCCCCTGTTTCCCAGGTCAGCCGCTCTGATAATAGCATGGTCCAGCGGATCTTCTTTTTAAAGGATCAGGTGAAAAACCTTCCCGAAACCTTTGATAAGATGCATGACAAACTGAAGAATGAACTCCTCTTTAAAATCGCCGATAAGGAAAAAGAGGTCTACATCCACACCCTTAAAAAGCGGTTTGGCTACGATGTTCATAGCCCTAACTTTGAGCTTCCCGAAAATTATCGCCCTTTTGCGCTGTTGTAA